DNA from Rosa rugosa chromosome 6, drRosRugo1.1, whole genome shotgun sequence:
ATCATGGATTTTGCTTCCACGGTGGTAGCATTAAGTTTAGCGTTAGTTTTAGCTATAGTTGTGGTTAGAGACCATGCTCGAAGATTGCGTGACAAAAACAAGAGATATCATCCTGTTGCAGGAACTATCGTGCACCAACTGATCAACTTCCCTAGGGTGCACCATTACATGACTGAGCTTGCATGCAAGTACAAAACTTACAGAATGCTCGACTTTTTCAAAGGTGCGGTTTACACAGCAGATCCTGCAAATGTGGAATATGTGCTCAAAACAAACTTTACTAATTATGGCAAGGTATGATGTGTAATgcttaaatatatataagttaaattTATACGTATTTGCCATTCGAGTTATAGTTCCAACATGCTGCAGGGGTCGTATATATACAGCATTATATCAGATGTTGTGGGCGATGGGATCTTCGCAGTGGATGGGCAAAAATGGCGACATCAGAGGAAGGTGATGAGTGCTGAATTCTCAACAAAAGTAGTGAGAGACTTCAGCTGTGCAGTTTTCAGAACTAATGCAGTTAAACTTGCTGGCATAATTTATGAAGCTGCAACCAGCAACCAAGCAATAGAGATCCAAGTATGTTTGCAACGTTTCTGTGTTTCACTAATCACATTACATTGTTATTATATAAGACATACAGGCCCATTGAGGACTTTAGTGTTACTCAAACAAAAGCCATTGCATGTAGAGATGAGAGGAAATACCCTAGTGCCTTCACCACCTGAACCACAACAATTTTAATGCATGTAGAGCTTTTGTTAATAAATGTAAGATATGAGGAATTTCACCATCCCTTTCTATTACCGGCTAGAAACCACCTCATGTGACAGCTGACTTAGCATTAAATAAAgggaaaattttacaaatagtACACCGAGTAAATGTcactaataatttctatacataaagttccaaaccgagcatttcggtacacgaaatctgaaatttaACCCACTATCTAGACATGACGTCAATGATGCCGTTAATTTGAAGGGTAATATGGTCTATTCAGATTTTTACTATGAGCACCCGACCttctctctgggcacccagcgttccctctctctctctctcactgtgATTCTATCAGCACCCCATCTCTCTTCCCCCCTCCCAATCCTgatcacctctgcaattccaaccaTCCACATCTTCTCTCTATTGGATTCATCAAACAACCATTGCAACAAGAGCAAAACTTACAGTAAATCAACATATATCAAAAGCACTATTCAAAACTAGTTCATACGAGGATTCAATACAATCTGGACACTTGACCACCAACGCAATTTCCATGTTTTTCAATTCTTAATTTGGTAGCTAATCAACATGATGCCAATTCCATTGTCCAGCATAATCAATCAACATATAATAGAGCCAAAATAAGCATATGTCCACCACCCATTCCAATTCTGCACCGAGAAGAACAATCGCAGTGCCCAGACCTTAGGATTCAGAATTTACCTTCGACAATCATAATAGCTCAATCTGAGCTAATAGATTGCTGAACAAGAATGAACTTGCAGCCACGCTGCTCGGTGAACGTCGAACAAAACAGAGCACATCCCGATCTTCTCCTTCATGCCGCAGTGCAGCAAGGACCCAAGAGCATCACTTCTTGATCCTAGGATCGAGGCCGGCCGCCAGAAGAATGGATTGATCTGAAAGGGAAGATGGAGAGGAGATGGGTTCTGGGATAAATGGATTGACAGAGAGGTGTGTGGATAGTGGCGGCTGTGCTAGTGGTGAGTCggggtcgagagagagagaggagatccgttttttttttttttttttttttttactaaaaaaGTGAGTGAGAGTACTAAATTACTCTTTaacaaatgaataatgacaTAAAAGTTAACGGCGTTATTGACGTCGTGTCTATATAGTGGGTCGGACTTCAGATTTcatgtaccaaaatgatcggtttgaaactttatgtatcaaaattattagtggcatttagttaatgtactgtttgcaaaattttcccttaaaTAAAAGTTATTCAGTTAACTGATAATCCATGAGTTTTTAATGAGATATAATGTTTCAGtgaaaaaaaaacttgtatGTGAAACATGCATGTATGGAAGGTTCAATTGTTatatttgttttggtttttgatctTAAGTTGTTATATctatttgatatattataaatCTTGTGTTTTTTGGAAGGATTTGTTTATGAAAGCAAGCTTAGACTCAATCATCAAGATTCTACTTGGTATCGAACTAGACAGCATGAGTGGAAAAGATGAAGAAGGCAACCGGTTTTCCCATGCTTTTGAATCGGAGCAAGAAGCTGCCTTGTATCGGTTAATTGATGTATTCTGGAAGATCAAACGCTTCTTAAACATCGGTAAGGAAGCCGAGCTAAAGAAAAACCTCAAAGTGGTTGATCAATTTGTGTATAAATTAATCAATAGCAAGattgaaactttccagaatcCAGAAGTCAACCTATTGGTGAGTTACCTTCCATGTCATCCTGTTTGTTATTGCTTATAGAGTGAATTAGTTTGGTACTTTGTCATTACTAATGTAATGAGGATTAATGGCAGCTGAAGAAAAGAGACTTGGTTTCAAGGCGTTTGGAATTGAAAGATACTGATCCAAAGTACCTCAGAGACATAGTCCTCTGTGTTACTGTTGCTGGACAAGACACGACAGCTAGCTCTCTTTCATGGTTTGTTTATATGATGTGCAAGCATCTTCACATACAAGAAAAGATTGCACAGGAAGTTAGAGAAGTAATAAATTTGAAAGATAATGTAAGTGTTGATGAGCTTGCAGCAAGCCTTGATCAAGAAGCCCTTAACAAAATGCAATATCTCCATGCAGCTTTAAGTGAAACAATCAGACTCTATCCTTCAGTTCCAATGGTAAGTAAATCTAATATGCATCAATTGATACTTGTAATGTTACAATTCCTCACATATCTGGATTTGAATAAAGTATTGTACTTCTTAAAAAGTTCGTTTGTGTGATGCTGCCATTTATAGAACACAAGGATGTGCTTTTCTGATGATACCTGGCCAGATGGATTTAGTGTCAAAAAGGGGGACATGGTGGTATACCAACCTTATGCAATGGGAAGGATGAAATCTGTATGGGGAGATGATGCAGAAGAGTTTCGGCCAGAGAGATGGCTCGATGAAAATGGTCTTTTCCAGGACGAAAGCCCTTATAAATTCATAGCCTTCAGTGTAAGAAAATATATTGAAATCACTCATTCACTCACTGCTAGCCGTTGCACATCTTGTAAAAACATAAAGGAAAAGAAGCTACTTAATGTGATTTATGATGAGATTCTGTGATTACATGCAGGCTGGTCCAAGAATTTGTCTTGGAAAGGAACATGCCTATACGCAGATGAAGAtcttttctgctatgcttttaGGCAGCTATATATTCAAGCTAGCTGATGAAAAAAAAGTGGTCACTTACAAGACCATGGTCACCCTACCAATTGATGGAGGTCTCTATGTGAATGCCTCCCCAAGATTATGGCGTGCAAGACCTTAAATCCCATGTGCCATAGCTACTCCAGTGCGTCACTGGTCTTTCTATGTAAACTCCTTTGCCTAGCAATGTTCAAGTGCCTTAGCATCTTCATACTGTAATCAGTAAAAGTTTGCCTGATAAATTGATGCAACAATATAATAAAAAAGTATTATTTGAGGAAGAGCTTTAGTGATATGATTGATATTTTCACCAGTTAACCATCTTGAGTGCGATTAATTGGCATAATAGACCACATAAGAACAAGGATGAAACCTTTTCTCTCAGCGTCAGGCAGAGAGTTTTCACTTTACCATATGAGAAATTTGGTACTTGGTAGTCACCTTTCGGGTGACAAATATATAGTGCTAAACTTTGTCTCATAGGTAGTTACTTGAAACAAGATATTTCAAACATCAGAACAGCAGAAGATGGGCAAAGAGAGAGATCCCCATGAAAATGCTCTTTTTATTGACT
Protein-coding regions in this window:
- the LOC133714793 gene encoding cytochrome P450 704C1-like, which gives rise to MDFASTVVALSLALVLAIVVVRDHARRLRDKNKRYHPVAGTIVHQLINFPRVHHYMTELACKYKTYRMLDFFKGAVYTADPANVEYVLKTNFTNYGKGSYIYSIISDVVGDGIFAVDGQKWRHQRKVMSAEFSTKVVRDFSCAVFRTNAVKLAGIIYEAATSNQAIEIQDLFMKASLDSIIKILLGIELDSMSGKDEEGNRFSHAFESEQEAALYRLIDVFWKIKRFLNIGKEAELKKNLKVVDQFVYKLINSKIETFQNPEVNLLLKKRDLVSRRLELKDTDPKYLRDIVLCVTVAGQDTTASSLSWFVYMMCKHLHIQEKIAQEVREVINLKDNVSVDELAASLDQEALNKMQYLHAALSETIRLYPSVPMNTRMCFSDDTWPDGFSVKKGDMVVYQPYAMGRMKSVWGDDAEEFRPERWLDENGLFQDESPYKFIAFSAGPRICLGKEHAYTQMKIFSAMLLGSYIFKLADEKKVVTYKTMVTLPIDGGLYVNASPRLWRARP